The following proteins are co-located in the Eubalaena glacialis isolate mEubGla1 chromosome 14, mEubGla1.1.hap2.+ XY, whole genome shotgun sequence genome:
- the FAM136A gene encoding protein FAM136A isoform X1, with product MAELQQLRVQEAVDSMVKSLERENIRKMQGLMFRCSAGCCEDSQASMQQVHQCIERCHAPLAQAQALVTSELEKFQDRLARCTMHCNDKAKDSIDAGSKELQVKRQLESCVTTCVDDHMNLIPTMTKKMKESLSSIGK from the exons ATGGCGGAGCTGCAGCAGCTCCGGGTGCAGGAGGCGGTGGACTCTATGGTGAAGAGTCTGGAGAGAGAGAACATCCGGAAGATGCAG GGCCTCATGTTCCGGTGCAGCGCCGGCTGTTGTGAGGACAGCCAGGCGTCCATGCAGCAAGTGCACCAGTGCATTGAGCGCTGCCATGCACCTCTGGCTCAAGCCCAGGCCCTGGTGACCAGCGAGTTGGAGAAGTTCCAG GACCGCCTGGCCCGGTGCACTATGCATTGCAACGACAAAGCCAAAGATTCAATCGATGCGGGGAGTAAAGAGCTTCAGGTGAAGCGCCAGCTGGAGAGTTGCGTGACCACGTGTGTGGATGACCACATGAACCTCATCCCAACCATGACCAAGAAGATGAAGGAGTCTCTCTCATCCATTGGGAAATAG
- the FAM136A gene encoding protein FAM136A isoform X2: MFRCSAGCCEDSQASMQQVHQCIERCHAPLAQAQALVTSELEKFQDRLARCTMHCNDKAKDSIDAGSKELQVKRQLESCVTTCVDDHMNLIPTMTKKMKESLSSIGK; encoded by the exons ATGTTCCGGTGCAGCGCCGGCTGTTGTGAGGACAGCCAGGCGTCCATGCAGCAAGTGCACCAGTGCATTGAGCGCTGCCATGCACCTCTGGCTCAAGCCCAGGCCCTGGTGACCAGCGAGTTGGAGAAGTTCCAG GACCGCCTGGCCCGGTGCACTATGCATTGCAACGACAAAGCCAAAGATTCAATCGATGCGGGGAGTAAAGAGCTTCAGGTGAAGCGCCAGCTGGAGAGTTGCGTGACCACGTGTGTGGATGACCACATGAACCTCATCCCAACCATGACCAAGAAGATGAAGGAGTCTCTCTCATCCATTGGGAAATAG